A region of Paenibacillus sp. 37 DNA encodes the following proteins:
- a CDS encoding cation diffusion facilitator family transporter, whose amino-acid sequence MAEQPKSESFMSLVKKGNTSSAVAMAGNAVLAVCKGGAFLFSGSGAMFASAMHSLADAINQGFVFVGSVLSEKKPTRRFPTGFGRVINIFCMIAVIVVTIMAYETIHEGIHLLQHPVGHTGGLWINIGVLVLNIVIDGAILIKAMKEILKEARAPQAAGFALVPAAIKNVGRAAPPTRLVFYEDVVAVLGATLALISVVVIALTNFALLDGIVTTIIGCLMIAVAFRVGYDNMIGLIGVAAPQDIEDKVSQTILADTHVADIQMMRIIQEGRYYHVEGLIELTKGLSLADADDIKFRIQEKLMTNPDIADAAISIIEDDGVNSWGKKHSDVVK is encoded by the coding sequence GTGGCTGAACAACCGAAGTCTGAGAGCTTTATGTCTCTCGTCAAAAAAGGAAACACATCCTCCGCCGTAGCGATGGCTGGTAATGCTGTTCTTGCTGTGTGCAAAGGGGGAGCCTTCTTATTCAGTGGCAGTGGTGCCATGTTCGCTTCGGCGATGCATTCACTCGCTGATGCCATTAACCAAGGGTTTGTATTTGTCGGAAGTGTGCTGTCCGAGAAAAAACCTACACGCCGCTTCCCGACAGGATTCGGACGGGTCATTAACATTTTCTGCATGATCGCCGTGATTGTCGTGACGATTATGGCCTATGAAACGATCCATGAAGGCATCCATCTGTTGCAGCATCCTGTTGGTCATACCGGCGGTCTCTGGATTAATATCGGAGTACTTGTTCTGAACATTGTCATTGACGGGGCCATTCTGATCAAAGCGATGAAGGAAATCCTAAAAGAAGCACGGGCACCTCAAGCCGCCGGATTTGCCTTGGTCCCTGCTGCGATCAAAAATGTAGGCCGTGCTGCGCCACCAACCCGTCTCGTATTCTACGAAGACGTTGTCGCTGTACTTGGTGCCACGCTCGCATTGATCTCTGTCGTGGTCATTGCCTTGACCAATTTTGCACTGCTTGATGGCATTGTAACCACGATTATTGGATGTTTGATGATCGCTGTAGCCTTCCGGGTTGGTTACGATAATATGATCGGATTGATCGGTGTTGCGGCTCCCCAGGATATTGAGGACAAAGTGTCCCAAACCATTCTGGCAGACACACACGTTGCCGATATTCAGATGATGCGTATCATTCAGGAAGGCCGTTATTATCATGTGGAAGGTCTGATTGAACTGACCAAAGGACTCAGCCTCGCCGATGCAGATGACATCAAGTTCCGTATTCAGGAGAAACTGATGACCAACCCCGACATCGCCGACGCTGCCATCTCCATTATTGAGGATGACGGCGTGAACAGCTGGGGCAAGAAACATTCGGATGTGGTGAAATAA
- a CDS encoding PotD/PotF family extracellular solute-binding protein yields the protein MKQLVRTFALVFVAAFALMILASYLNKSQGYSGGNTLTIYNWGDYIDPDLLKEFEDETGIKVIYQTFDSNEAMLTKIEQGGTTFDVAIPSEYAISKMKEEDLLVPLDHSKLTHLDNIDPRFMDLSFDEGNKYSIPYFWGTVGVVYNPELVDGLTFDSWNDLWDPRLKNQILLLDGAREVIGMGLNSLGYSLNDTNEDHLQEALKKLSTLTPNVRAIVGDEIKMLLANEEAAVGLVWSGDASEIMDENDKLDYMVPEEGSNLWFDNMVIPKTASNIEGAHQFINFMLDPDHAARNAEYVGYSTPNAEALKLLPEDISEDERFYPDEALTGKLEVYDNLGKKMLSHYNDLFLEFKMHSK from the coding sequence ATGAAGCAACTGGTACGGACATTTGCGCTTGTTTTTGTGGCCGCGTTTGCCCTGATGATTCTGGCTTCGTATCTGAACAAGAGTCAGGGGTATTCTGGCGGCAACACACTGACTATCTATAACTGGGGCGATTATATCGACCCGGATCTGCTCAAGGAGTTTGAGGACGAGACAGGCATTAAGGTTATCTATCAGACGTTTGATTCCAATGAAGCCATGCTAACCAAAATTGAGCAGGGCGGAACCACGTTTGATGTGGCGATTCCTTCTGAATATGCGATTAGCAAAATGAAAGAAGAAGACCTGCTCGTTCCACTCGATCATAGCAAATTAACCCATCTGGATAACATTGATCCGCGGTTCATGGACTTGTCCTTTGATGAAGGCAACAAGTATTCCATCCCGTATTTCTGGGGAACGGTGGGGGTTGTGTACAATCCCGAACTGGTGGATGGGTTGACATTTGATAGCTGGAATGACCTGTGGGACCCGCGTCTGAAAAATCAAATCCTGCTCCTTGATGGCGCACGAGAAGTCATTGGGATGGGATTAAACAGTCTTGGGTATTCTCTGAATGATACCAACGAAGACCATTTGCAAGAAGCGCTGAAAAAGCTGTCTACATTGACACCAAACGTCAGAGCAATTGTTGGTGACGAGATCAAGATGCTGCTTGCGAACGAGGAAGCGGCAGTTGGGCTCGTATGGTCCGGGGATGCATCGGAGATTATGGATGAGAACGACAAGCTGGATTATATGGTGCCGGAAGAAGGCTCGAACCTTTGGTTCGATAACATGGTTATTCCGAAGACGGCGAGTAATATTGAAGGGGCACATCAGTTTATCAACTTCATGCTGGACCCGGACCATGCGGCCCGGAATGCGGAGTATGTCGGGTATTCCACGCCAAACGCCGAGGCGCTTAAACTGCTGCCAGAGGACATCTCGGAGGATGAGCGCTTTTATCCAGACGAGGCACTGACAGGCAAGCTGGAGGTCTATGATAATCTGGGCAAAAAAATGCTCTCGCATTATAACGACCTGTTCCTGGAGTTTAAAATGCATAGCAAATAA
- a CDS encoding ABC transporter permease yields MGRNGKLSNVYLAVVFAILYAPIAYLIFYSFNSGGHMRSFEGFTLEWYREVFADTRLLIIVLNTFIIALLSSAISTILGVAGALAIYHVRRKRTKNTLLSLNNVLIVSPDVIIGASFLILFTMIGIKLGFTSVLLSHIAFSVPIVVIMVLPKLQEMSPTLMDAARDLGAGSWQILTRVVLPYVKPGIFAGFFMALTYSLDDFAVTFFVTGNGYSTLSVEIYSRARQGVSLSINALSTLLFLLTVLLVVGYYFINRRATRIPPGGKGLRP; encoded by the coding sequence ATGGGAAGAAACGGAAAGCTGTCTAACGTCTATCTGGCCGTTGTATTCGCCATTTTGTACGCACCGATTGCGTATCTGATCTTCTATTCCTTCAACAGCGGCGGTCACATGCGCAGCTTCGAAGGATTCACACTTGAATGGTACAGAGAGGTGTTCGCCGATACACGGTTGCTCATCATTGTGCTGAATACATTTATCATTGCGCTCCTGTCATCAGCGATTTCAACGATCCTCGGTGTAGCAGGAGCACTGGCGATCTACCATGTGCGTCGCAAACGGACCAAGAACACGTTGCTGTCACTTAATAACGTGCTGATCGTTAGTCCGGATGTCATCATTGGTGCGTCATTCCTGATTTTGTTCACCATGATTGGTATCAAACTGGGCTTCACTTCGGTGCTGCTGTCTCATATTGCATTCAGTGTGCCCATTGTCGTGATCATGGTGCTACCAAAGCTGCAGGAGATGAGTCCAACACTGATGGATGCGGCACGCGATCTGGGCGCTGGTTCATGGCAGATTCTGACGCGTGTGGTGCTGCCATACGTGAAACCAGGTATTTTTGCCGGATTTTTCATGGCCTTGACGTACTCGCTCGATGATTTTGCAGTAACATTCTTTGTCACGGGTAATGGATACTCCACACTCTCGGTAGAGATATACTCCAGAGCAAGGCAGGGCGTTTCGTTATCCATCAATGCTTTGTCTACCCTGTTATTCCTGCTCACGGTGCTGCTGGTAGTCGGATATTACTTCATTAACCGCCGTGCAACACGGATACCTCCCGGAGGAAAGGGGCTGCGACCATGA
- a CDS encoding ABC transporter permease, producing the protein MQTKASTRNAYLIPYVLWMVLFVVAPVLLVIYYSFFDVEGNFTFGNYARFFTPVYLQMTLSSFWYAFLITAFSLLISYPTAYMLTRTKHKQLWLLLIILPSWINLLLKAYAFIGLFGTYGLTNSLLEVVGIGTQQILFTDFSFIFVSVYIFIPFMILPIFNALEQMNPSLIYAARDLGASSWLTFRRVIFPLTISGVKSGCQAVFIPALSLFMITRLIAGNRVITLGTAIEQHFLVTQDWGMGSTIAVFLIIAMAIIMFLTGSGKKEVRNGKKRKAV; encoded by the coding sequence ATGCAGACTAAGGCCAGCACACGCAATGCGTATCTGATTCCATATGTATTATGGATGGTGTTGTTTGTTGTGGCGCCGGTTCTGCTGGTCATCTATTATTCATTCTTCGATGTGGAGGGTAACTTCACGTTTGGCAACTACGCCCGGTTCTTTACACCGGTGTACTTGCAGATGACGCTCAGTTCGTTCTGGTATGCATTTCTGATTACGGCCTTCTCGTTGCTGATCTCCTACCCGACGGCGTATATGCTGACCCGGACGAAGCACAAGCAGCTGTGGTTACTGCTGATCATTCTGCCAAGCTGGATCAATCTTTTGCTAAAAGCGTATGCCTTCATTGGCCTGTTCGGAACGTATGGTCTGACCAACTCCCTGCTTGAAGTCGTGGGTATTGGTACACAGCAGATTTTGTTCACCGACTTCAGTTTTATCTTTGTCTCGGTGTACATCTTCATTCCATTCATGATTCTGCCGATCTTCAATGCGCTGGAACAGATGAACCCATCGTTGATCTATGCGGCGCGTGATCTGGGGGCCTCATCGTGGCTAACATTCCGCCGGGTGATCTTTCCGCTGACGATTAGCGGTGTGAAATCAGGCTGTCAGGCTGTATTTATTCCTGCGCTGTCTCTGTTCATGATTACCCGCCTGATTGCGGGAAACCGTGTAATTACGCTGGGAACAGCGATTGAACAGCATTTTCTCGTCACCCAGGACTGGGGGATGGGTTCAACGATTGCCGTCTTTTTGATTATTGCGATGGCGATTATTATGTTCCTGACTGGATCAGGCAAGAAGGAGGTGCGTAATGGGAAGAAACGGAAAGCTGTCTAA
- a CDS encoding ABC transporter ATP-binding protein — MSEQQPIIRFEAVTQQYDQDEAVLKAVSFEIERGKFYTLLGPSGCGKTTILRLIAGFAEPTQGSIYFNGALINRVPAHQRQVNTVFQDYALFPHLNVFENVAFGLRIKKMKTAEIRSKVLEALKFVNLSGYENREIGEMSGGQRQRVAIARAIVNEPEILLLDEPLSALDLKLRTEMQYELRELQQRLGITFIFVTHDQEEALAMSDEIFVLNGGVIQQSGTPNDIYDEPINRFVADFIGESNIVSGKMKQDFVVEFAGAQHECVDQGLQRDEPVEIVIRPEDLEITTEDQGKLKVNVDSQLFRGVHYEISTYDDAGNEWLVHSTKKAVVGARIGLYFDPEAVHVMRFNETEEEFDKRLEAYQEAAHAD, encoded by the coding sequence ATGTCAGAACAACAACCGATTATCCGCTTCGAAGCGGTGACTCAGCAATACGATCAGGATGAAGCCGTATTGAAGGCGGTCAGCTTTGAGATTGAGCGGGGTAAATTTTATACGCTTCTCGGGCCATCGGGCTGCGGGAAAACAACGATATTGCGGCTGATTGCCGGTTTTGCGGAGCCGACACAGGGCAGTATTTATTTTAACGGTGCGCTCATCAACCGAGTGCCTGCCCATCAGCGGCAGGTGAATACCGTATTTCAGGATTATGCGTTATTTCCACATTTGAATGTATTTGAGAACGTAGCCTTTGGTTTGCGGATCAAAAAGATGAAAACGGCTGAAATTCGCAGCAAAGTGTTGGAAGCCCTCAAGTTTGTCAATCTGTCCGGGTATGAAAACCGGGAAATTGGCGAAATGTCCGGCGGACAACGACAACGTGTTGCGATTGCACGTGCAATTGTGAACGAACCTGAAATTCTGCTACTGGACGAGCCGCTCTCGGCACTCGATCTGAAGCTACGGACTGAGATGCAGTACGAGCTGCGGGAGCTGCAACAGCGGTTGGGTATTACGTTTATCTTTGTTACGCATGATCAGGAAGAAGCCTTGGCGATGTCCGACGAGATTTTTGTCCTCAATGGTGGCGTGATTCAACAAAGTGGTACACCGAATGATATCTATGATGAGCCAATTAACCGCTTTGTAGCAGATTTTATCGGTGAATCGAACATTGTATCGGGCAAAATGAAGCAGGACTTTGTGGTGGAGTTTGCCGGCGCACAGCATGAGTGCGTCGATCAGGGTCTCCAGCGGGACGAGCCGGTAGAGATTGTCATTCGCCCAGAGGATCTGGAGATTACAACCGAAGACCAAGGTAAGCTCAAGGTTAATGTGGACTCCCAGTTATTCCGCGGGGTGCATTACGAGATATCCACGTACGATGATGCTGGCAATGAGTGGTTGGTTCATTCAACGAAGAAAGCCGTTGTTGGTGCGCGGATTGGACTCTATTTTGACCCAGAAGCTGTACACGTCATGCGCTTTAACGAGACCGAAGAAGAGTTCGACAAACGACTCGAAGCCTACCAAGAGGCCGCTCATGCAGACTAA
- a CDS encoding MFS transporter, which yields MDIRRNLPLLMTICFLSQMGGFMILPLFPLFIEEFGLSGWMMGVIFALFYVGKVIGGIPAAAIYRKLGGKRALILMLLLLAVCMGGFALSSAAVLFGLLRLLQGLASTGLTVVVRSIIGDGGNVENRGLYNGYISSSEGGGMVLGPVISGWLALHWPLSVPFLLVTLCCLMAVVAAMGMKTTAPPLPSTTSDALHTQGTDISQSNQAPDSTMISPTIELTQRQQLLGYGTVHFLEMSAYAVFLTYFALYAAHIMHWDPFATSLAFTVSGISTLAAAPFVGYLSDRLGDRLLLCMLGMFLIGIEVAVFLSTSSHLWVYVGMLIGGVGGACYMDSFFAHIGDHIPDESRSSVIGKIVSAAEIGSIISPLVAALLMEVGSLYSVFVFNLVLIAAAIVVQAVMRSQYRTRRL from the coding sequence TTGGATATTCGTCGTAACCTGCCCTTGCTGATGACCATTTGTTTCCTGAGTCAGATGGGCGGATTCATGATCCTGCCTCTGTTCCCTTTGTTTATTGAGGAATTCGGCCTGTCCGGCTGGATGATGGGGGTTATTTTTGCTCTTTTTTATGTGGGGAAAGTGATTGGTGGCATTCCTGCTGCGGCAATTTATAGGAAACTCGGGGGTAAACGTGCTCTCATCCTCATGCTGTTACTGCTCGCTGTCTGCATGGGTGGCTTCGCTCTGTCTTCTGCTGCGGTGTTGTTCGGCCTGCTCCGACTGCTGCAAGGGCTCGCTTCCACCGGGCTTACCGTGGTCGTGCGTTCTATCATAGGAGATGGAGGCAATGTGGAGAACCGCGGACTGTACAATGGGTATATCAGCAGTAGTGAGGGTGGCGGTATGGTGCTCGGTCCGGTCATAAGTGGCTGGCTCGCGCTGCACTGGCCCTTGTCGGTGCCTTTTCTGCTTGTTACGTTATGTTGTCTGATGGCTGTGGTCGCTGCGATGGGGATGAAGACGACGGCACCTCCTTTACCTTCAACAACTTCTGATGCACTGCATACGCAAGGTACGGATATCTCCCAATCCAATCAAGCTCCCGACTCGACAATGATTAGCCCAACTATAGAGCTTACCCAGCGTCAACAGCTTCTCGGCTACGGTACAGTACATTTTCTGGAGATGAGCGCCTATGCGGTATTTCTCACCTATTTTGCACTGTATGCAGCTCACATCATGCATTGGGACCCCTTTGCAACCAGTCTCGCCTTCACCGTATCCGGGATTTCTACGCTTGCCGCTGCTCCCTTTGTCGGTTATCTCTCTGACCGGTTAGGCGATCGTCTGTTGCTTTGTATGCTCGGCATGTTCCTGATTGGCATCGAAGTTGCTGTATTTCTAAGCACGTCCTCCCATCTATGGGTCTACGTTGGTATGCTGATTGGAGGGGTTGGCGGGGCATGTTACATGGATTCGTTCTTTGCTCATATCGGTGATCATATCCCCGATGAGAGTCGAAGCTCCGTCATAGGCAAAATTGTCTCTGCGGCTGAGATCGGCTCCATTATATCCCCACTGGTTGCAGCACTGCTTATGGAAGTTGGATCGCTTTACTCCGTGTTTGTGTTCAATCTGGTGCTGATTGCTGCTGCCATTGTAGTTCAGGCTGTGATGCGGAGTCAGTACAGGACAAGACGACTGTAA
- a CDS encoding NUDIX hydrolase yields MGYIETLRGMVGNAPVILVRPSILILNKTGEILLVRHLDDTWGLPGGFMELGESVEESAIREVREEIGIEIKKLHLYGVFSGKELYTKLRNGHEYYNVVIGYVCTEYEGELKPDGVEVLEAKFYKPTELPDRTDPYLKSKIQENAVHIATLLGK; encoded by the coding sequence ATGGGTTACATTGAAACGTTGCGAGGAATGGTTGGTAATGCTCCTGTTATTTTGGTAAGACCGAGTATTTTGATCTTGAATAAGACGGGTGAGATTCTATTGGTTCGACATCTGGATGACACTTGGGGACTACCGGGTGGATTTATGGAGCTCGGCGAATCGGTGGAAGAGTCTGCAATACGAGAGGTCAGAGAAGAGATTGGGATAGAGATTAAGAAACTTCATCTGTATGGCGTCTTCTCAGGAAAAGAGTTATATACGAAATTAAGAAACGGGCATGAATACTACAATGTGGTCATTGGTTATGTTTGCACGGAGTATGAGGGAGAATTGAAGCCAGATGGGGTGGAAGTTCTTGAAGCAAAGTTTTACAAACCAACCGAATTACCTGACAGGACTGACCCTTACTTAAAAAGTAAAATCCAAGAAAATGCAGTGCACATCGCAACATTGTTAGGAAAATAA
- a CDS encoding nitric oxide synthase oxygenase: protein MRSDLEQLQEEAERFIYTCYEELGHSREDAQARLVAVMGEIEATGTYVHTTEELEQGCKMAWRNSNRCIGRLFWDKLRIVDARHADTAGTAADAVLNHIHVASNGGKVIPMITILPPDGPNGALVRLWNHQLIRYAGYETEQGVIGDPASVELTKAAMSLGWQGAGGSYDVLPLIIQAQGQAPEWYVIPEEEIVEVMIEHPEQKEIAELGMRWYGVPMIADMRLEVGGISYPAAPFNGWYMGTEIGARNLADTFRYNKLPAVAAAFGLNTSSETTLWKDRALVELNVAVLHSFKKAGVSIVDHHTAAAQFAMFEQREEKAGRELTGDWVWLIPPVSPATTHIFHSSYRNEIVKPNFFHQDQAYTLKDGVASAAELRSSEQQNAQVEHPQPQAGDAPMKCPFAH from the coding sequence ATGCGGTCAGACCTGGAACAATTGCAGGAAGAAGCTGAACGGTTTATATATACATGTTATGAAGAGCTGGGCCATTCGCGTGAAGACGCGCAGGCCCGGCTTGTTGCCGTTATGGGCGAGATCGAAGCAACAGGTACCTATGTGCATACCACAGAAGAATTGGAACAAGGTTGCAAAATGGCCTGGCGGAACAGCAACCGTTGCATCGGGCGGCTGTTCTGGGATAAACTGCGGATCGTGGATGCTCGTCATGCCGATACAGCAGGAACGGCAGCGGATGCTGTGTTGAACCATATTCATGTGGCATCCAACGGAGGCAAGGTCATTCCGATGATTACGATCCTTCCACCGGATGGACCAAATGGAGCTCTGGTACGTCTCTGGAATCATCAGCTTATTCGATATGCAGGATATGAGACAGAGCAAGGCGTTATTGGAGATCCTGCTTCCGTGGAGCTGACCAAGGCGGCCATGTCCCTTGGCTGGCAGGGAGCAGGTGGCTCTTATGATGTGTTACCGCTCATAATTCAGGCACAAGGACAAGCGCCAGAGTGGTATGTTATACCCGAAGAAGAGATTGTGGAAGTGATGATTGAGCACCCGGAGCAGAAGGAGATTGCTGAGCTTGGCATGCGCTGGTACGGTGTGCCGATGATCGCTGATATGCGTCTGGAGGTTGGTGGTATATCCTACCCGGCAGCGCCGTTTAATGGTTGGTATATGGGTACCGAGATCGGTGCCCGTAATCTGGCGGACACGTTCCGGTATAACAAGCTGCCTGCGGTGGCGGCAGCGTTTGGGTTGAATACGTCAAGTGAAACAACTTTGTGGAAGGACCGGGCGTTGGTGGAGTTGAATGTCGCTGTGCTGCATTCGTTCAAAAAAGCAGGTGTGAGCATTGTGGATCACCACACGGCGGCAGCGCAATTTGCGATGTTTGAACAGCGGGAAGAGAAGGCTGGACGTGAGCTGACTGGAGATTGGGTGTGGCTGATTCCGCCGGTATCTCCGGCGACAACGCATATTTTCCACAGCTCCTATCGCAATGAGATTGTGAAGCCGAACTTTTTCCATCAGGATCAGGCGTATACGCTGAAAGATGGCGTGGCATCTGCCGCAGAGCTGCGAAGCAGCGAGCAGCAGAATGCACAGGTAGAGCATCCCCAGCCACAGGCCGGAGATGCACCAATGAAATGCCCGTTTGCACATTAA
- a CDS encoding Dps family protein, with protein sequence MSTIQTRNNTFANNATALQDVLNRQIAGWSVLYTKLHNFHWYVQGPHFFTLHAKFEELYNLATANMDEVAERLLAIGGRPVATMAEQLRLSPIEEAQGQLSAERMVESVVADLRTMVEVIHQGIHEAGEAEDNATEDMLIGFTAALDKEVWMLNAFLGK encoded by the coding sequence ATGAGCACAATCCAAACTAGAAACAACACTTTTGCTAACAATGCCACAGCACTTCAAGATGTCCTGAACCGTCAGATTGCAGGTTGGTCCGTATTGTACACGAAACTGCATAACTTCCACTGGTATGTCCAAGGACCTCATTTCTTCACACTGCATGCCAAATTCGAAGAGTTGTACAACTTGGCTACGGCAAATATGGACGAAGTTGCAGAACGTTTGCTGGCTATTGGTGGACGTCCGGTGGCTACAATGGCTGAACAACTGCGTCTGTCTCCAATTGAAGAGGCACAAGGCCAGTTGTCTGCTGAGCGTATGGTAGAGTCGGTGGTTGCTGATCTGCGTACAATGGTAGAAGTGATTCATCAAGGCATTCACGAAGCGGGAGAAGCAGAAGATAACGCAACGGAAGATATGCTAATTGGATTCACCGCTGCGCTGGATAAAGAGGTCTGGATGTTAAACGCATTTCTGGGCAAATAA
- a CDS encoding cupin translates to MRIFQFKRESGKKITKFDSNFVMSRITQTDKTAHIGCMHLPEGGVVGYHQAVVPQLLLIVSGEGWVRGEANEYIKVHCGEAVLWDTHEWHETKTETGLMAIVIESKELDTSLLMPL, encoded by the coding sequence ATGAGGATATTTCAATTTAAACGAGAGTCCGGGAAGAAGATTACCAAATTCGATTCTAATTTCGTCATGTCACGTATTACGCAGACCGACAAAACAGCTCATATCGGGTGTATGCACTTGCCCGAGGGTGGAGTAGTAGGTTATCACCAAGCAGTGGTTCCTCAACTCCTTTTGATCGTCAGCGGAGAAGGCTGGGTTAGAGGCGAAGCAAATGAATACATCAAAGTTCATTGTGGCGAAGCGGTTCTGTGGGATACACATGAATGGCACGAAACCAAAACAGAAACTGGACTCATGGCCATTGTAATTGAAAGCAAAGAGTTAGACACCTCATTATTAATGCCTTTATAG
- a CDS encoding HAD family hydrolase produces the protein MNIKNDAKTIFFDVDDTLYDHLQPLRGALQDVLGLSDDFPFADAYHRFRYYSDWLSAKEDLSAAPEPDAVERMRRRRFELTMEEFGLPLQSGQAEELQAQYLSRQFEIVPFEGAYELIRRLQAEGHTVGLITNGEREHQRRKLEALDVLSLVDEHLIFISGTTGYAKPDRRLFEYVSKQSGTDARSSYYIGDSWRNDVVGAVDAGWTIIWFNHREALPESDHQPHFVASSYEEISRILTFEYVRV, from the coding sequence ATGAATATAAAAAATGATGCCAAGACCATATTTTTCGACGTGGATGATACTTTATATGATCACTTACAGCCGCTTCGCGGGGCGTTGCAGGATGTTCTCGGCCTATCAGATGATTTTCCTTTTGCTGATGCCTATCACCGTTTTCGTTATTATAGTGACTGGCTGTCTGCAAAAGAAGATCTGTCTGCTGCACCGGAGCCGGATGCGGTGGAGCGAATGCGGCGTCGGAGGTTTGAGCTGACGATGGAAGAGTTTGGACTCCCTCTACAATCGGGTCAGGCTGAAGAACTGCAAGCTCAGTATCTGAGCAGACAGTTTGAGATTGTGCCTTTTGAAGGAGCCTATGAGTTGATTAGACGGCTCCAGGCAGAGGGCCATACCGTTGGTCTGATCACCAATGGAGAAAGAGAGCATCAGCGTCGCAAACTTGAAGCACTGGATGTGCTCAGTCTCGTGGACGAGCATCTGATCTTCATTTCCGGTACGACTGGTTATGCGAAGCCGGATCGCAGGTTGTTCGAATATGTGAGTAAGCAGTCCGGGACAGATGCCCGTTCCAGCTATTATATTGGAGACTCGTGGCGTAATGATGTGGTAGGTGCGGTCGATGCGGGGTGGACAATTATCTGGTTCAACCATCGGGAGGCGCTGCCGGAGTCCGATCATCAACCTCATTTTGTAGCATCAAGCTATGAAGAGATCAGTCGTATTCTGACTTTTGAATATGTCCGTGTTTAA